The stretch of DNA TCAAGTTCAAGGCCATTCTTAACCATCTCTTCCATGCATTCATTTGCCTCTTTTATCCGACGCATCTTGACTAAAGCACCAACCACTGTGCAGTATGCAAAGGCATCAATGGCAAACCCTTTCTCCTTCATTTCTGAGAAGATATGAAGCCCTTGTTCAAACTGCCCAGATCTAAAGCAGCATTTCATCACAGTAGTGTAAGTTATAGAATTTGGCGTATGACCAGATTCTCCAAGCTCCTGAAAGATTTTTCTGGCTGCCCTTAACCTACCTGATTTATAAAGTCCATTAATTAGAATGTTATATGTTATTAGCTGGGGAGTAAACCCATGACGTTGAAAGTTCCTGAATAACATGAGAGCATTATCAGTATATCCACTTCCACAAAGACCGCTGATAATGATATTAACTGTGGTTGGAGTAGGAGAAGTATTGTTCAAAAGGTCCATAAAAACCTGGTTTGCCTCAATAGGCTTTCCTGATTTAAATAAGCAATGCATTAAATTATTGTAGCTCCATACATCAGGAGGGATACCTATCTGAAGCATTTCTTCAAACAGATCCAGGGATCTTGATAGTAAGTTACGCTTAGTGGCGCCAGCGATCAAAGAATTATATGTAACTACATTTGGGTCTATGCTTGCTTCTCTCATTCTATGAAGAACTGAATAAGCTGCATCAAAGCCAACAAAACGACAATAGGCAGCAATCAGTGTATTGTATGTTACCACATCCGGAAGGACCCCTAATCTTATACCATCAATAACAACTGCTTCTGCTTTCTCTAGTTGTTCCACTCTACATAGAGAAGCTATGCATATATTCAGTAACTTGGTGGAAAATCTGTAAATCATTCTTTAAATTAAACCATTTTTTAAATTCCCAGCAACATCCCAACTAAAATTCCAACCTGAAAAAAGGGGTAAATATCATGTCAGATAACTTTGCACACTGTCTCAGTCACAATCAATAGCAGAAAATGCTGTTAAAATCCACAGCCAGCACAATTGAAAGGTATTAGACATTAAAAAGTAAAACACATCAAATATAAGATTACAAAACAATATTGTAAAATCATAAGCAAAATTCATAGGCATAGGAAACCACAAGACCACATCTTGTTGAATGAAGTAAACCCAAAGCAATTTCTATACTTCTTATGCTAAGTGCAAAGTATAAAGTGGATATCATGAATTCTAAGAACCCAAACCTGCAAAATGCAAGAATGACATGCAGATAACTTCACCATTTCCCCATCAGAATCCACCATAGAAAACACCATCCAAATCCACAAACCATACACATTGATTAGTATTAGGAATTTAGGATCATGATAAATGTGACAATGAACCAGTCCAGCCAAATTTTCCCACCAAGCGAAATGACCTTGTTAACCTTCCTTGCTttgttaaaaaagaaagaactaAAGAGAAAAGCATTAAAAAGGTCATTTTGCAAGGTGGGCAAATTTGACCGGACTGTTTCATCATCACATTTATCATTATCCTTAGTATTAAGTACTAAAGCCTGGTCAAAATGAGGAAATACTCCGAAAATAGcagttttataattttatcaccTACCACACAC from Diospyros lotus cultivar Yz01 chromosome 6, ASM1463336v1, whole genome shotgun sequence encodes:
- the LOC127803862 gene encoding putative pentatricopeptide repeat-containing protein At4g17915 isoform X1 encodes the protein MIYRFSTKLLNICIASLCRVEQLEKAEAVVIDGIRLGVLPDVVTYNTLIAAYCRFVGFDAAYSVLHRMREASIDPNVVTYNSLIAGATKRNLLSRSLDLFEEMLQIGIPPDVWSYNNLMHCLFKSGKPIEANQVFMDLLNNTSPTPTTVNIIISGLCGSGYTDNALMLFRNFQRHGFTPQLITYNILINGLYKSGRLRAARKIFQELGESGHTPNSITYTTVMKCCFRSGQFEQGLHIFSEMKEKGFAIDAFAYCTVVGALVKMRRIKEANECMEEMVKNGLELDIVFYNTLINLYCKEGNFEAVYDLLAEIEKGEIGCDKYTHAILIDGLCKAGNMERAERHLNYINMVGFDSNLVAFNSFLDGLCKAGGVDNAMKMFESMELKDSFTYTCLIHNLCKAGKIRSAAKLLLSCFRGGTKVLRSAQRAVFDGFRSSGLKQEARKLKAKIQLAKILNG